From Pseudobythopirellula maris:
CATCGGCCGCGTCCGTGACGAGGTCCCGCAACTCGCCGTGGGCGTGCGGCTGAGCCTGTTCGACTTCGTCCCTTACGCCACGAGCCAAGAGGTCGGCAAGCCGATGGAGTTCGCCGGCATCTCGCCTTACGACATGGCGTTCGGCGCCAAGGCCGACAACCCGATGGAGATGGACCTCACCGAGCCGGTCGAGCTGATCGAGAAGCTGGTCGGCATCGGCGTGGGCGCGATGAACCTCAGCTGCGGCAGCCCCTACTACATCCCCCACATCCAGCGGCCGGCGATCTTCCCGCCGAGCGACGGCTACCTCCCGCCCGAAGACCCGCTGGTCGGCGTCGGCCGCCAGCTCGGCGCGGTGCGCGAATGCAAAGAGCGGCTCGTCGCCAAGGGGATCAACGTCCCGCTTCTCGGCTCGGGTTACACCTACCTACAAGATTACCTGCCGCACGTCGCCCAGGCGGCGGTCCGCGAAGGGTGGGTCGACTCGGTCGGCCTGGGCCGCATGGTGCTCAGCTACCCCGAGCTGCCGGCCGACACGCTGGCGGGCGAGGATTGGAAACGCAAAAAGGTCTGCCGCACGTTCAGCGACTGCACCACCGCGCCCCGCAACGGCATCATCTCCGGCTGCTTCCCGCTGGACGATTACTACAAGGTGATGCCCGAGCGCAAGGAGCTAGCCGACGTGAAGAAGGCCCAGCGAGGCTGATCGCGCGGCGGGCGCCAGCGCCGCTAGCGGCGGCCGTTTCTGGCGTTTCGAGAAACATTTTGTTTTCCGTGTCCCCTTCCCCTGGCGGCTCACGCAGGGGCAGATAGCGGGTTCCGCGCCGTCCGTCGGCGCCCCGCAACGCGCTCCCCCCCGGTGCGCGCAGTCTGCTTCAAGAAAAGGGAGATTCGGATGTTTCGTCGCACTCTGATGGCGGGCGTGTTCGCCTCGGCCGTGGGGCTCATGTGCCTCGGCACGGCGGGCGAGGCCGAAGCGCGCCACTGCCACGACCGAGGTTACTACGGCGGTGGCCGCGGCGTCGCCGTCTACCACAGCGGGCACTACGACGTCTACCGCGGCGGGCCGTCGTACTACCGTTCGGCCTACCGCGGCGTTTACCCGCCCGTCTACCGCAGCCGCAGCGTTTATGGCTACGGCGGCCCGAGCTACTACGGCTCGCGCGGCGGCGTTTATGTCGGCCGTGGCGCCGCGTACTACCGCGGCGGCGGAGTCGGCATCGCGGTCGGCTTCTGATCGTGGTCGCTGGCCAACGCGATCCCACTGTCTAGCAAGCAACCCCTAGCCCCGGCCAAGCTTGGTCGGGGTTAGGCACGCTTGTGCGACAAAGGCCGCAGCGGCGGGCGCCGTGCTTAGCCTTGCAACTCTTCGAGCGAGAGCGCGCTTTGCCGGATCGCCCGCACGCGATAAACGATCACTTCATCGTCCTTCACCGCGTAGAGAACGCGGTGCGATGGCCGCCTGCCTAGGCCGAAGGGCATTTGGCGGATCTCCACCACCATCAATCCGGCTTCTTCAGCCAAGCTGTGCCGGAGCGGCATAGTCTGTAATGAGGCGATTTCGTGTTCGATACCGAGAAACCAACGGTTTGCCTCTTCAGCCGATCGATTCTCAGCCCACCAACGCAGATTCGACCGGATGTCGTGTTTGGCGGGGCCGGTTACTACGACGCGATAAGTCATCGATCACTGGGGATCCCGAGTTCGGCCTTCATGCGGGCCGAAAAAACGTCCCACGGCTCGAAGTCTCCGGCCTCATAAGCGTCGATGCCCTCCTGCACTGCGGCGACCTCCTGGGCCTGCCACTCAAGGGCCTGCTTAGCCATTGTCTCAATGATCGCCGGCACGTCGCTGTGGAGGCTCGAGAGAGCCCGATACGCCTCGTCCGAGATTTCGATCTTGTGCATCGCGATTCTCCTTACCCAGCCATCATAGCACGGCTAATTCGACCCCGCTCTACCATTGAGTCGGCCCCCCCTCAGCGGTCGAAGAACTTGCCGATCGCGTACAGCGTGGTCTGCCGGCCTGCCTTGGCGATCGAGCGGGTGAGCGGGATTTCCTTCGGGCAAACCGCCACGCAGTTCTGGGCGTTGCCGCAAACCTGCACACCGCCGGGGCCCATCAGCGCCTCAAGCCGCTCGCCCTTGGCCATCTTGCCGGCGCCATGCTCGTTGAACAGGATCGCTTGGCTGATCACTTGCGCGCCGACAAACTCGGTGTCGTACGCCTTCTGCTGCCGCGCCTCGAAGGCCGCGTCTGACTCGCCCGCTTTTTGCTCGAGTTCCACCTTGGTGTACTGCGGGCACGCCTCGAGGCAGCAGCCGCAGGTCATGCACTCCGAGAGCGGGTAGCGCGTCTCTTGGCTCGCCTGCGACTCGTTCGGGCCGCGGCCACGATCGAGGTAGTCGTCCACCGGGGCCCACGCCTTCACCCGCTCCAGGCCGCGGAACATCCGCCGGCGGTCGACCACCAGGTCGCGCAGCACCGGGAACTTGCTCATCGGCCGCAGCTCGATCTCGCCCGGCCGGTCGTCGAGCAGCTTGTCGACCAGCGCCGAACACGACTGCCGGACGCGGCCGTTGATGACCATCGTGCAGGCGCCGCACACCTCTTCCAGGCAGTTGCAGTCCCACGCGACTGGGGCCGTGTCGGCGCCGGCGGCGGTTTTAGCCATCGCAGCGATCCTTTGCAGGACGCTGATGACGTTCATGTTCGGCTCGTACGGCACACGGAACCGCTCCCAACGCTGCGGCTCGCCGGGGGCCGTTTGCCGCAGCACGCGGACATCGAAGGTCTCGGGACGCTTGGCGGCGGGACGGGCGGATTGGCTGGGAGCGATCATCGGTCTTCGTCGGCTGGCGGTGGACGGTAGAAGGCGGAACAGCGCCGGTGCGATGCGGCCGACGCCTGCGGGGCGAGGCCCCTACTGGCTTTATAGGGCCTGGGCCGGCAGAAGCCAACGGCGCGTGGCTGGTCGACGGGCGATCAGGCGAAATGAGGGACTTTATCGGCTAATGATTTTACCGCAGGGGGCGATCCGTTACGATCGCCTGTTGGCGGCCCCTGCCCAATCCCCCCCGTGCTCCCGGAGCCCCTCTGATGGCGAAGAAATCCGCACCCAAGAAGCCCGCACCGAAGACCAACGGCGCCTCGAAAGCCGTCACCAAGAAGGCCGCCCCCAAGAAATCTGCCGCGAAAAAGCCCGCGAAAGTCAAAGCTCCCGCCAGCGAGAAGTCGCCGAGCAAAACGGCTGCGACGCCGATGTTGTCGGAGGAACTCATCGGCCGCACCGCCGGCGAGGTTTGGGGCGTGCTCGCCGCCGACGGCGAGCAGACACTCGCCGCGGTGAAAAAACGGGTGATGGCGCCGGGCGACGTGGTCATGGCGTCGATCGGCTGGCTCGCGCGTGAAGGGAAGCTCACCTTCAAGACGAGCGGCAGGAGCCTCAAGCTCTCGCTGCGGGGCTGAGCCGCTCAGCCGGCGCGCGGCTCAGTAACCTTGCGATGTCCGCGTCGCCATCTCGGTCCACACGCTCGGCTCCACGGCGTCGGGCGTGAACCGCACGGCGCCGTCGGCCATCGCGGTGTTCACCCCGCCCGGGTGCAGGCTTCGCGCGGCTCGCCACCCGAACGGCGTGAACAGCGCGTCGAGGTCGGCGCCGAGGATCACGCCGATGCAATCGTGCTCCGCCGAGTTCGGCGTGGCGTGGTGATTGTAGAGCGCCGCGCGGTACTCACCGTTCGCCCAGGAGAACCCGCGCGGGTCTTCGAGGTTCCAGCTGTTCGAGGCGGCGCACGCGCTGTCGCTCAGCGGCGCCTGCGAGATGAACTTGTACTCGTACCGGGCGTCGTGCGAGGCGGCCTCTTGGCCGCGTGTCGGCTGGCCCAGCAAACTCTCGCTGGCGAGCACCGTCTTGCTGAGCCCGTCGACCACCTGGCCCGGACGCACGCGCGAGTTCACGTGGAACAAGCCGTCGGTCACGAGCGGCGAGCCCTCCAGCGGCGGGCTCCCTTCGATCGGCGCCCCCAAGCCCGACCCGGTACAGACGGCGTAGTTCGTCGGCCCGAAGCGTTCGCTCACCGGTCGACCCAGGTCGCTCGGGCAGAGGAACTCGTTGATCGCCACCGACACCGGCTCAATGTTGTCGGGCGACAATTCAAAATTCGCCAGGTAAAGCGGCTGTGACAGGTCGAGCGCCTGATAGGCGGGGCCGTTGTCGAGGTACGGAAGCAGGTGCGCAAGCGCCGACCAGC
This genomic window contains:
- a CDS encoding winged helix-turn-helix domain-containing protein translates to MAKKSAPKKPAPKTNGASKAVTKKAAPKKSAAKKPAKVKAPASEKSPSKTAATPMLSEELIGRTAGEVWGVLAADGEQTLAAVKKRVMAPGDVVMASIGWLAREGKLTFKTSGRSLKLSLRG
- the sdhB gene encoding succinate dehydrogenase iron-sulfur subunit; its protein translation is MIAPSQSARPAAKRPETFDVRVLRQTAPGEPQRWERFRVPYEPNMNVISVLQRIAAMAKTAAGADTAPVAWDCNCLEEVCGACTMVINGRVRQSCSALVDKLLDDRPGEIELRPMSKFPVLRDLVVDRRRMFRGLERVKAWAPVDDYLDRGRGPNESQASQETRYPLSECMTCGCCLEACPQYTKVELEQKAGESDAAFEARQQKAYDTEFVGAQVISQAILFNEHGAGKMAKGERLEALMGPGGVQVCGNAQNCVAVCPKEIPLTRSIAKAGRQTTLYAIGKFFDR
- a CDS encoding type II toxin-antitoxin system RelE/ParE family toxin, encoding MTYRVVVTGPAKHDIRSNLRWWAENRSAEEANRWFLGIEHEIASLQTMPLRHSLAEEAGLMVVEIRQMPFGLGRRPSHRVLYAVKDDEVIVYRVRAIRQSALSLEELQG
- a CDS encoding DUF1559 domain-containing protein, whose protein sequence is MKIDPRRRDSRDLRAGFTLVELLVVIAIVGLLVALLLPAVQSARESSRRTSCVNNLRQIALATQNYVASQGVFPPGSVAQEYPDSASTPWTFFRWSALAHLLPYLDNGPAYQALDLSQPLYLANFELSPDNIEPVSVAINEFLCPSDLGRPVSERFGPTNYAVCTGSGLGAPIEGSPPLEGSPLVTDGLFHVNSRVRPGQVVDGLSKTVLASESLLGQPTRGQEAASHDARYEYKFISQAPLSDSACAASNSWNLEDPRGFSWANGEYRAALYNHHATPNSAEHDCIGVILGADLDALFTPFGWRAARSLHPGGVNTAMADGAVRFTPDAVEPSVWTEMATRTSQGY